The Streptomyces armeniacus genomic interval ACGCGGCCGGGCGTCAGGAAGCGTCGAGTCCGTTCGCCGTACGGCCTCCGAGGCCCTGCGGGCCGTTCAGCATCTCCCAGGCGACAGCGGCGTAGCGGTACGCCTGCGCCTTCTGGAACAGACCCGCCGCACGGATACAGCAGGCGCGCGCCCGCTCCGTGTGCCCGGTGTCCGCGAGGACCCGTGCGGCCAGCAGCAGACTCGCGCCCAGGCTGTGCGCCCGTAGGTCGTTCCGGTCCCGCATGACGCGCCCCGCCAGCTCCGCTGCCGCCTCCGGCCGCCCCTCGGCGAGCGTGCACGCGGCGTCCTCCGCGGTCAGCCAGTACGGCACCTCGGTCACGCTGACGAAGGACATCATCTGCCGGGCGCGTTCCAGCGACTCGCGTGCCGCGACCGCGTCACCGCGGCTCAGCAGGGTCAGGTCGGCGTGCAGCACCGTGAACCGGCCCCACAGCTCCGGATCGTCGATCGGCTTGAGCTGCGCGACAGAGGAGGCGACCATGTCGATCGCCTCCTCGTGCCGCCCGTTCTCGCGCAGGACCAGCGCCTGATAGAGCCGTACGGAGCCCAGGAGCGGCGAGTACGCCTGCTCCGGATCACCCGCCGTCGGATCCAGCCCCTCGACCCAGCCGAGGTTCCCCGTCCAGTAGCAGCAGCGAACCATCGCCTCCTGCGCCCGCAGCCGGCTGACCCGTCCCTGCACCCGGCCGGTCTGCGCGGCGAGATACGCCGCGTGCGCGTGCTGCAGCGCCTCGCCGACCTGCCCCGTGCGCTCCAGCAGGTCGGCCGTGGTGATCTCGACGCGCTGCCACAGCTCCGGTGTCTCCGCCGCGTCCAGATCGTCGAGCAGCGACTGCAGCGCCTCCAGCGCCTCTCCCGTACGGCCGAGCTCGTGCAGGATCTCGGCGACGGACAGCCGCGACTCGAGCAGCACGTCCTGGTGCTGGGCGGCGGAGTCGTTCTCCATGACGGACGCGAAGTGCGTCAGCGCCGCCTCGGGGTCCCCGCCCTCCCACTGCTTGCGCGCCTGCACGAAGCGGCTGACCAGGTCGACCCGGCGTACGTCGGCGCCGGGGGCCGCCGGTGCGGGCGGTTCGTGCTCCTCGGCGTCCTCCAGCAGATCCTGTACGGGCACGCCCAGCCGCTCCGACAGCACCTTGAGGACGTCCTCGCTCGGGATTCGCTTGCCGTGCTCCACGAGCGAGACGTAGCTGGGCGAGATGTCGGCTCCGGCGAGCTCGGTCTGAGAGAGGCCGGTTCTCAACCGGGCTTGTCTGATGCGGTGTCCAACACCTGGCCGGCGAGTCAAAGCGGTCATTCCTTCGTGGGTGAGGGGCGTTGCTTTTCACGTGTCACGTGCACAGTTGACGGGCGGACGCTCCTGATTGTGACACCAGTGTACGGCGCGTATTCATGGTGTGACTCAGAGTTGACTGCGGTCGTCACAGGGCGCCGTAGATCACGAGCCTGTAGAAGTTCCCCCCTTCAACCAGGTAAACGGATCATGGCAGACCCGAGTGGGGCAAGGCGACCGGAACGGGGCAGCACAATCAGGCACCAGGGGAAATTTATGGTCAAGCGACTAGTGGTCGGCGAATCTCTTGAGGCGGCGCATGATCTCCTTTTGGAGATCCCCTTCCCCGGTGCCGCGTTCCGCATAGGCGCCGCTGTCTTCGTCGTGGCACATGCGCGCGAGTACGGCCCCGGGACGCTGCCGGCGCGCAGTACGAGCGTGGTAGCGTCACCTTCCCGCGCGGGGATTGCGCGGGAAGTGCTCCAGCAGTGGCGCGGGTCGCGCCCGATACAGCAGGCAGCGATTCGTGGAAGGTCCGTCTCAGGTGTCACAAGGAACGTCTGACCCGGCCGAGCTCCGGAGCTTCGAACGCTCTCTGGAGCGGAGCAGGCTCTCCAAGACCCGCCCCGACCGGCCGCGCACCTTCTCCATGTACGACCGCGAATGGGACCTCTTCGAGGATGTCTTCCCGCCGGTGTACACCCGCTCCACGGCCGTGTCGGTGGAACTCCTGGGCCTGGACGGCGGCAGTACGCGCCTGCCCGAGCGGGGGTCACTCCTCGAGGTCGGCTGCGGCGCCGGCGTCCTCGCCGTACTCGGCGCGCTCGCCGGCTGCGAGCGCGTGGTCGCCTCGGACATCAACCCGCAGGCCGCCGCGAACGCGGCCCGCAACGCGGAGCGCCACGGCGTGCAGGACCGGCTGCGGTCCGTGCAGAGCGACCTGTTCGCGGCCCTCGACCCCGGTGAGCGCTTCGACACGATCTTCTGGCATTCCAACTACGTGCGCGGGCCCGAGGACTACGAGTTCGACTCGGTCCACGACCAGGCGTACATCGACCCCGGCTACGAGGCCCACCGCCGGTATCTGATCGAGGCGCCGCACTGGACGACCCCGGAGGGGTCCGCGCTGCTGCACTTCTGCAGCCGGGGCGACATCGAGGCCCTGCGCCGGATCGCCGAGTCGTGCGACCGCGGACTGCGGCTCCTGCGCACCATCGAGGTGCACGAGGGCGAGTACGGCGACGATGTCGTCGAGCACCTGCTGTTCGAGGTGAATCCGCTCAACGGCTCCGCCGCCACGTCCTCTTGACGCGCGGTGCGGGCCGGTCGCACCGCGCCCGTACTCAGCCGTGCCGAGTCCGTACCCAGCCGTACCGACCCGGTGCCGGCCGGTCGGCGATGAAAGACTAGGCGTATCACCAGTCCTTGCCCCGCAGGTGTTTCCAATGGCGGCGGGACTCGGGGAAGTTGGCCTGGCTCCGGAGTGCGGGAAGTCCCCGCGGCACAAGCACATCAGCGATTTCCTCGCCGTTTGACCGGCCGAGTCGAAAAAGCGCTTCGATATCGAAGGCACGGGCGGTGCGAACGGTCATCGGCGAACTCACGGTGTTCGTACAGATGCCCCCTGCCCGCGCCCGCTGGTGCGCGCGAACTGGGGATGACCCCAGAATCGACCGAGCTCATGGCCTGTCCGGGGTCCGGGGCGGCTACTTTGACGGACTACGGACTACAGCTCCCCCTGCGACCCGCGCCTGGGCGCGGAACAGGCCGCCGAAGTCGTGGACCGGTCCGCCGTGTTGCTGGGTACGGCCTCCCAGTCCGACTTCCGAAGAACGTGAAGGATGCGAGGTACGATGCGCACGCTGTTGGTCGACAACTACGATTCATTCACCTATAACCTGTTCCACTATCTGGCCGAGGTGAACGGCCGGGAGCCCGTGGTCATTCGCAATGACGACCCGAGCTGGCATCCCCGTATGCTCAAGGAATTCGACAGCATTCTCATCTCTCCCGGCCCCGGCAGTCCTGACCGGCCGGAAGACTTCGGAATCTGCAGGGAGATCATCGACGGCGGCGAACTGCCCGTACTCGGCGTGTGCCTGGGCCACCAGGGCATCGCCCACTCCTTCGGCGCCCGCGTGGGCCGTGCCCCGGAGCCGCGGCACGGCCGTCTCTCGGAGGTCTTTCACGACGGCACCGAGCTGTTCGCCGGGATTCCCACGCCGTTCCCCGTCGTGCGCTACCACTCGCTCGCGGTCACCGATCTGCCGGACGAGCTGGAGGCGACGGCCACCGCCGACGACGGCGTCCTGATGGGGCTCCGGCACCGCGAACGGCCCTTCTGGGGCGTTCAGTTCCACCCCGAGTCCATCGCCACGGAGTACGGCCACCAGCTGCTGCACAACTTCCGCGACCTGGCCCAGAAGTTCGGCAGGGGCAGCGCGGCGCAGCTGACCGCCCCCGCGTCGGCGAGCGAGACCGTCACCGCGCCCAGCGGCACCCGGCCCGCGGGCACGCGCGAACTCACCGTGCTGGCCAGGTCCCTCCCCACGCGCTGGCAGGACGAGGTGGTCTACGAGCAGCTGTTCAAGGCGCAGGACCACGCCTTCTGGCTGGACAGCGGCGCGGCCACCGGGGAGAACGGCCGGTTCTCCTTCATGGGCGACGCGACCGGCCCGCTGGCCAGGGTCGCCAAGGCCGACGTCTGGGAGCGGCACGTCACCGTCGAGACGGCCGACGGCTCCGAGACGGTGCCCGGCGAGTTCCTCACCTGGCTGCAGGAGGACCTGCGCTCGCTGCACGTCGAACTCCCCGAGCTGCCCTTCGACTTCGCCCTCGGCTGGGTCGGCTACCTCGGCTACGAGCTGAAGGCGGAGTGCGGCGGGGACCGCGGCTACCGCTCGGACGAGCCGGACGCGGCCATGATCTTCGCCGACCGCGCCGTGGCGTTCGACCACGCCACCTCCACCACGTACCTGCTCGCGCTCGCCGAGGACGGCGCCGAGGAGTCCGCCCGTACCTGGCTCGACGACACCGGGCGGCGGCTGACGGAACTGGCCGGCCGGGAGCCGCGGTACACCGCACCGGACAACGTGCCCACCCCGCTGCGGCTGCGGCACGACCGCGACAGCTACCTGTCGCTCATAGACCGCTGCCAGGAGGAGATCGCGGCCGGTACGACGTACGAGGTCTGCCTCACGAACATGGTCGAGGCCGCGACGGAGGTGGAGCCCTGGCAGAGCTACCAGTTCCTGCGCCGCCTGAGCCCCGCGCCGTTCGCCTCCCTGCTGCGCTTCGGCTGCCTCTCGGTGCTGAGCACGTCGCCCGAACGCTTCCTGCGGATCTCCGCGGACGGCATGGCCGAGTCGAAGCCGATCAAGGGCACCCGGCCGCGCGGGGCCTCGGACGCCGAGGACGAGCTGCTGCGCCGCGACCTGGAGACCAGCCCGAAGGACCGCTCCGAGAACCTGATGATCGTCGACCTGGTGCGGAACGACCTCGGGCGCACCGCCGAGGTCGGCTCGGTCAGCGTCCCCAAGCTCTTCGAGGTGGAGACCCACCCGACCACGTACCAGCTGGTCAGCACGGTCAGCGCCCGGCTGCGGGAGTCGAGTTCGGCGGTCGAGTGCGTACGCGCGGCCTTCCCCGGCGGGTCGATGACCGGTGCCCCCAAGATCCGTACGATGCAGATCATCGAGGAGCTGGAGGCCGGCCCGCGCGGCGTGTACTCGGGGGCCATCGGCTACTTCTCGCTCTCGGGCGCCTGCGACCTGAGCATCGTCATCCGCACGCTCGTCGTCACCCCGTCCCGCGTCCGCTACGGAGTGGGCGGCGCCATCGTCGCGCTGTCCGACACGGACGACGAGTACGAGGAGACCGCGGTCAAGGCGACCCCGCTGCTGCGCCTGCTCAGCGCCGACTTCCCGGGACGGGTCCCGGTGTCGTCCGGGGCGGCCCGTTGAGCGTGCCCCGCTGCCCCGCATTTCCAGCCGCTGCCATCGAGAAGACGAGGAGTAGGGCGTGAATCGGCTCAGGACACAGGTGGCCATCGTCGGCGCAGGTCCGGCCGGACTGCTGCTGTCGCATCTGCTGCACCAGCAGGGAGTGGAGTCCGTTGTACTGGAGCGCCGCAGCAGACAGTACGTCGAACAGCGCGTGCGCGCCGGACTGCTGGAGCACGGCTCGGTCCAGGTGCTGCGGGACGCCGGCCTCGCCGGACGGCTCGACCGGCAGGCACTGCACCACGACGGGCTCGAACTGCGGGTCGACGGGCAGCGGCACCGGTTGAACGTCACACGGCTCGCGGGCTGCAGCACGTACGTGTACGGCCAGCAGGAGCTGGTCAAGGACCTGATCGCGGCCCGTGAAGAGGCGGGCGGGCAGATCTGGTTCGAGGTCGACGACGTGGTGCCGGAGCTCTCCCACGACGGCCCCTCAACGGTGCGCTGCACGCTCGACGGGCAGCCGACGGAGATCAGCTGCGACTTCGTCGCGGGCTGCGACGGGTTCCACGGAGTGACGCGCCCGAGCATCCCCGAAGGGCACCTCACCACGTACGACCGCACCTACCCGTCCGCCTGGCTCGGCGTCCTCGCCGCCGCGCCCCCCGCCTCCGAGGAACTGGTCTACGCGGTGCACGAGCGGGGCTTCGCCCTGGCCAGCATGCGTTCCCCCGAGGTCAGCCGGCTCTATCTCCAGGTGGAGGAGGGGGACTCGGTCGACAACTGGCCGGACGACCGGATCTGGAAGGAACTCCACGCACGCCTCTCCGTCACCGGCGAGGCGGAGCTCACCGAGGGGCCGATCCTGGAGAAGTCGGTCGTCGCCCTGCGGTCGTTCGTCGCCGAACCGATGCAGCACGGGCCGCTGTTCCTCGCCGGCGACGCCGCCCACATAGTGCCGCCCACCGCGGCGAAGGGGCTCAACCTCGCGGTGGAGGACGTCACGGTGCTGAGCGAGGCATTCCACGCGTGGTACTCCGACGGCGACCGCGCCCTCCTCGACGGCTACTCCGACCGGCGGCTGCCCAGCATCTGGGAGGCCGAGGAGTTCTCCGACTGGATGGCGGGCCTGCTGCACCGGCCCCCGGAGGGCGACCGGTACGGCGCGCGGCTGCAACGGGCCCGGCTGGACGCCGTCGTCAACTCACCCGCCAGCGGGCGGCAGTTCGCGGAGCGGTACGTGGGCCTGGCACGGCAGTACGCGGGCGGCGAGAGGAGCGGGCAGCGGACGCCGTAGGGGGCGACGGCACGGGGGACCGCACTGACGCGCCGCGCGGGGGACACCCTGCGCGGCCTGGTCGTCCGGCCGGGGCCGCGTGAAGGCCGCCACGGCCGCGTCAACGCGGCGTCAGACCTCCGCGGCGTGATCTCCGCCGCGTCAGATCTCCGCCGCGTCAGATCTCCGCTGCGTCAGATCTCCTCAAGGCGGACGGACTCGTACGCGCTCCGCAGCTCCCGCAGCGCCGGGTGCTCGACGTCGAACTCGATCCCGTCGACCGAGGCGATCGGGCGGATGCCGAAACCGGCGTTGGTCGCGAACGCGGCCTCCATCCCGGACAGTTGCTCCACGCCCAGCTCCTCCGTGCGCTGAGCGCCGGAATGGTGCTCAGCGAGCAGAGCCGTCGTGACACCGGGCAGGACGTCCGCGGCCGGCCACACCAGGCTGCCACCCCCGAAGAAGCCGACGTTCCACGTCGGACCCTCCGCCACGACGGGCCGGTCCGGAGGCCCCTGCGTGAACAGGACGTCGTTGAACCCGTCGCGCTGAGCCAGCCCCCGCTGGTGCAGCGCACCGAAAAGCCCGGTGTGCTTCACCGCCGGCACCTCCCGGCGGTGCGGCGCGGTACGCACGCGCAGAGGCGGCAGCGGCGCGAGCCCCGCCGCCCGTGTGGTCACCAGAAGCCGGGGCCGTGCCGCGGCTCCCGGTCGCTCCAGCCCGAGGCCGGGATCGCACACCGTGACCCGCGCGGTGACCGGATCGGGGGCGTCCGCCAGCGCCTTCCGCAGGTGGGCGCGTACCTGCTCCGCCTCCAGATCGGCACCGAAGACCGTACGGCAGTCACGCCGCAACCTCTCCAGATGCAGCGAGAGCCCGCGCACCCGCAAGCCCTCCACCCGCATGGTGGTGAAGTGCCCGTAATTGACCATGGCCAGCGCCCGGAGGCAGTCGGACTCACTGTGTTCCGCCTCGGCGGCAGCGTCGCTCGGTTCCATAGGGAGGCCCATCTGTGAACGCGGCGCGGCGCACCACACCGCGCCGGGCGATCTTACCGCGGCCCAACACGCCATCCGTCCGGCCCCGTTCCAGGGCTGTCACATGGCCCGCCTGTGCCGTCATGTGCTCGAGCCACTCCCGGAGTCCTCGGTTACCGAGCGGACCCGTGGAGCGGTAGGCGCCGGGCGAGCAGTTATGGTCGGGCGCTGTCCGTGAGCCTTAACGTGGCTTGGCCGGTGTGCCGGGCGATGGTCTCGAAGTCGCGGTCGCAGTGCAGGAGGATGAGGTCGGACAGTTCAGCCGCCGCCGCGACAAGGAGGTCGACGGGCCCCGCGCTGCGGTGCTCGCCGTGATCGACAAGAATCTGCTGAACTTGCAGGGCCCGCCGGAATGCGCTGTCCGGGATCGGCGCCCAGCCGTAGAACCCACTCAGATACTGCTGGATCTGCTTGTGATGTGCGGATGACCGTGCGGAGCGAAGAACTTCTATCTCTGTGATCTCGCACATGCCGGCCAGCCCGGAGTCCAGCGCTTCTCCCCACCCCCAGGCGTCCGCGCCGTGTCGAAGGAAGCGGGCCACCGCTGAGGTGTCCGCAAGGTATTTCACGCGGCCTGACCCTGGTCACCGCCGACGGTGGGGCCGGGGCGGTAGGTGATCTTGTCTGCCAAGGCGTCGAGGTCCAGCGCCTCGGCGGCGATCCGTTCCGCTGCCATGCGCGCCTCGTGCCGCTTGACCCGGTCACTGACCTCGCGCAGGGCGCGGTTGACGGTGTCCTTCTTCGTCTTGGTGCCGAACGCGTCCTGCGCTACAGCCAGTGCGTCTTCGTCGATCTCGATCAGTGTCTTGCCCATGGGACCCCTTCTGTGTATATCCAAAATCTATCATGGATACAAAGGAGTGGCTCATTTCGCATCGAACTAACGACCGTAGCCGCTTTATGAGGGCCTGGAAGGCTTGTCAAGTAGGGCACGGAAGGGCTTATTCGAGTCGGTGTGTGTTCGTGGCGTGTTCGACCAGATGCGCCTGTTTGCCATGACCTCCAAGAGTGTTGCTCTGCGTCCCCGACCGATCGCAAGCTGTGGTGGTCGAGGGTGAAGGCGTACCGAGCGAGGGGGAGCAGTGGCCGCAGAACTGGATGCGATGGCACTGGCCGTGCCTGCAGCGAGCGCCCTGGTGACCGAGATCGCCAGGGGCGGCTGGGAATCCTTACGCGGAGCCATGGCCCGATTCTTGAGGCGAGACGGGGAGACCGCGGCGGACCGGCAGATGGAACTGCTTGACGATGCGGCGCAATCTCTCGCCGGTGCCACCGAGACAGATCGCGACGAAGTACGCCGACAACTGGAGCAGCGGCTCGTCCTGCAGCTCGCCGCCTACTTGGACCGCTACCCGGACATGGACGACGAACTGGCAACCCTTCTGCCCGCCCCGCAGAATCCGCCCTTGGCCGACACCCCCACACTGAGCGCGCAACACAACAGCGGTAGTCAGATCGTGCAGGCGCTTGGCGACGTGGACGCGGGCAGTGGAGGCATCAACTACGGTGTTCCGCCGCGGAATCCGGGGGCTTGAACGGGCCGTGACCTCAGTTACCACACATACCGGCAATTGGGCACACGGCGGCGGCAACCACGCCAGCAACAACACCAACTCGACGTTGCTGCAGGCGGGGCGGGACATCAATCTGCACCAGCAGGAGCCATTGCCCACCGAGTCCGTGCCTCAAGAGGAACTCAACGCTGTCCGCCACGCCTGGGTCGCCGAGGACGAGGAAGGCAAGCAGATCACCACTGCTCCCGAAGCGCTCGCGAAATTGGACCGGGGCGAGCATGTGGTCGTGATTGTCGGTCCGCCTGGTACAGGGAAGTGTGCAGCGGGACTGCGCGCTCTGTCCGAGTTGCGTCCCGTACTGCCTGGAGACGGTGGGCCGAGGCTGCGGTTGCGTCTTGAACACGTGCTTCCCGACTGGGAGTCGGTCGAGAAGGACAAGTTCTTGCTCCCCGCCGAGCCCGGCCGCGGTTACCTACTCGACGTATCGGGTGAGAGCGGGCGCTGGGGGGAGCCGGAGCTCGCGGCCAAGAAGTTTCTGTCCCCGCACACCAGTTGGCGTGCCTTGCGCCTGATGCGCCGGGCCCGGAAGCACGCTACACCGCCGCGTCGGCTTTCGTTCGACGTCGCCTGGCGGCAGTCGCGGGTACGACGCCACCCGGGCGAGGCGCACTATCTCCTGCATGGCCACGACGGCAACCCCGACCACACAAAGATGCCGTCCTTCACCCAGGATCCCGACGGGGGGAAGCGACGACCATGATCGGCGAGCAGGCCACTTCCGTCCGCGTCGGGCGGCGCGGGGTCTGAACGGTGCTGCGGCGGCGTGAGAGGCTGGCCGTATGAACCGGTTGGCTGGTGCGAGCTCGCCTTATCTGCTGCAGCACGCGGAGAACCCCGTTGACTGGTGGCCGTGGGGACCGGGTGCCTTCGAGGAGGCCAAGCGCCGCGACGTGCCCATTCTGCTGTCCGTCGGCTACTCCGCGTGTCACTGGTGCCATGTGATGGCCGACGAGAGCTTCGCCGATCACGTGACCGCGGAGTTCCTCAATCAGCACTTCGTGTCGGTCAAGGTCGACCGTGAGGAACGGCCGGATGTCGACGCCGTCTACATGGAGGCCGTGCAGGCCGCGACCGGGCACGGCGGCTGGCCGATGACCGTGTTTCTCACGCCCGGGGCCGAGCCGTTCTACTTCGGCACCTATTTCCCGCCGGAACCGCGGCACGGCATGCCGTCGTTCCGGCAGGTACTCGAAGGAGTACGCGTCGCCTGGGCGGAGCGCAGGGACGAGGTGGGCGAGGTGGCCGGCGGGATCGTGCGGGATCTGGCCGGGCGCGGCATCGCGTACGACCGGCCGCTGCCGCCCGGCGCGGAGGAGCTGGGCGCCGCGCTGCTCGGGCTCACCCGGGACTTCGACGCGTCGCGCGGCGGGTTCGGGGGCGCGCCCAAGTTCCCGCCCGCGATGGCGCTGGAGTTCCTGCTGCGGCACCACGCGCGCACCGGCTCGGAAGGCGCGCTGCAGATGGTGCGGCAGACCTGCGAGGCGATGGCGCGCGGCGGGATCTACGACCAGCTCGGCAGCGGCTTCGCGCGCTACTCCGTGGACGCGGAGTGGGTGGTCCCGCACTTCGAGCGCATGCTCTACGACAACGCGCTGCTCTGCCGCGTCTACGCACACCTGTGGCGCGCCACCGGCTCCGCCCTCGCCCGCCGCGTCGCGCTGGAGACCGCGGACTTCCTCGTACGCGAACTGCGCACCGAGCACGGCGGCTTCGCTTCCGCGCTCGACGCGGACAGCGACGACGGCACGGGACGCCACAAGGAGGGCGCGTACTACGTCTGGACCCCCGGTCAGCTCGCCGAGGTGCTGGGGGAGGACGACGGAGCGTACGCGGCCCGGCTGTTCGGGGTCACCGCGGAGGGGACGTTCGAGGAGGGCGCGTCGGTGCTCCGGCTGCCGCCCTCCGTGGCGGACCCGGAGGGGGACGCCGGGACGGAGCCGGAGGGGGACGCGGACGCGGGCCCCTTCGACGACGCGCGGGCGGCCTCCGTACGGGAGCGGCTGTTCGCCGCGCGCGCGGGGCGGCCGCGCCCCGGGCGGGACGAGAAGGTCGTCGCAGCCTGGAACGGGCTGGCCGTCGCCGCCCTCGCCGAGACCGGCGCCTTCTTCGGCCGCCCCGACCTGGTGGAGGCCGCCACCGGAGCCGCGGACCTGCTGCTCGCGGTGCACACGGACGAGCGCGGACGGC includes:
- a CDS encoding helix-turn-helix domain-containing protein, which encodes MTALTRRPGVGHRIRQARLRTGLSQTELAGADISPSYVSLVEHGKRIPSEDVLKVLSERLGVPVQDLLEDAEEHEPPAPAAPGADVRRVDLVSRFVQARKQWEGGDPEAALTHFASVMENDSAAQHQDVLLESRLSVAEILHELGRTGEALEALQSLLDDLDAAETPELWQRVEITTADLLERTGQVGEALQHAHAAYLAAQTGRVQGRVSRLRAQEAMVRCCYWTGNLGWVEGLDPTAGDPEQAYSPLLGSVRLYQALVLRENGRHEEAIDMVASSVAQLKPIDDPELWGRFTVLHADLTLLSRGDAVAARESLERARQMMSFVSVTEVPYWLTAEDAACTLAEGRPEAAAELAGRVMRDRNDLRAHSLGASLLLAARVLADTGHTERARACCIRAAGLFQKAQAYRYAAVAWEMLNGPQGLGGRTANGLDAS
- a CDS encoding 50S ribosomal protein L11 methyltransferase, with the protein product MSQGTSDPAELRSFERSLERSRLSKTRPDRPRTFSMYDREWDLFEDVFPPVYTRSTAVSVELLGLDGGSTRLPERGSLLEVGCGAGVLAVLGALAGCERVVASDINPQAAANAARNAERHGVQDRLRSVQSDLFAALDPGERFDTIFWHSNYVRGPEDYEFDSVHDQAYIDPGYEAHRRYLIEAPHWTTPEGSALLHFCSRGDIEALRRIAESCDRGLRLLRTIEVHEGEYGDDVVEHLLFEVNPLNGSAATSS
- the pabB gene encoding aminodeoxychorismate synthase component I yields the protein MRTLLVDNYDSFTYNLFHYLAEVNGREPVVIRNDDPSWHPRMLKEFDSILISPGPGSPDRPEDFGICREIIDGGELPVLGVCLGHQGIAHSFGARVGRAPEPRHGRLSEVFHDGTELFAGIPTPFPVVRYHSLAVTDLPDELEATATADDGVLMGLRHRERPFWGVQFHPESIATEYGHQLLHNFRDLAQKFGRGSAAQLTAPASASETVTAPSGTRPAGTRELTVLARSLPTRWQDEVVYEQLFKAQDHAFWLDSGAATGENGRFSFMGDATGPLARVAKADVWERHVTVETADGSETVPGEFLTWLQEDLRSLHVELPELPFDFALGWVGYLGYELKAECGGDRGYRSDEPDAAMIFADRAVAFDHATSTTYLLALAEDGAEESARTWLDDTGRRLTELAGREPRYTAPDNVPTPLRLRHDRDSYLSLIDRCQEEIAAGTTYEVCLTNMVEAATEVEPWQSYQFLRRLSPAPFASLLRFGCLSVLSTSPERFLRISADGMAESKPIKGTRPRGASDAEDELLRRDLETSPKDRSENLMIVDLVRNDLGRTAEVGSVSVPKLFEVETHPTTYQLVSTVSARLRESSSAVECVRAAFPGGSMTGAPKIRTMQIIEELEAGPRGVYSGAIGYFSLSGACDLSIVIRTLVVTPSRVRYGVGGAIVALSDTDDEYEETAVKATPLLRLLSADFPGRVPVSSGAAR
- a CDS encoding 4-hydroxybenzoate 3-monooxygenase, whose protein sequence is MNRLRTQVAIVGAGPAGLLLSHLLHQQGVESVVLERRSRQYVEQRVRAGLLEHGSVQVLRDAGLAGRLDRQALHHDGLELRVDGQRHRLNVTRLAGCSTYVYGQQELVKDLIAAREEAGGQIWFEVDDVVPELSHDGPSTVRCTLDGQPTEISCDFVAGCDGFHGVTRPSIPEGHLTTYDRTYPSAWLGVLAAAPPASEELVYAVHERGFALASMRSPEVSRLYLQVEEGDSVDNWPDDRIWKELHARLSVTGEAELTEGPILEKSVVALRSFVAEPMQHGPLFLAGDAAHIVPPTAAKGLNLAVEDVTVLSEAFHAWYSDGDRALLDGYSDRRLPSIWEAEEFSDWMAGLLHRPPEGDRYGARLQRARLDAVVNSPASGRQFAERYVGLARQYAGGERSGQRTP
- a CDS encoding aminotransferase class IV produces the protein MEPSDAAAEAEHSESDCLRALAMVNYGHFTTMRVEGLRVRGLSLHLERLRRDCRTVFGADLEAEQVRAHLRKALADAPDPVTARVTVCDPGLGLERPGAAARPRLLVTTRAAGLAPLPPLRVRTAPHRREVPAVKHTGLFGALHQRGLAQRDGFNDVLFTQGPPDRPVVAEGPTWNVGFFGGGSLVWPAADVLPGVTTALLAEHHSGAQRTEELGVEQLSGMEAAFATNAGFGIRPIASVDGIEFDVEHPALRELRSAYESVRLEEI
- a CDS encoding PIN domain nuclease yields the protein MKYLADTSAVARFLRHGADAWGWGEALDSGLAGMCEITEIEVLRSARSSAHHKQIQQYLSGFYGWAPIPDSAFRRALQVQQILVDHGEHRSAGPVDLLVAAAAELSDLILLHCDRDFETIARHTGQATLRLTDSARP
- a CDS encoding type II toxin-antitoxin system VapB family antitoxin; protein product: MGKTLIEIDEDALAVAQDAFGTKTKKDTVNRALREVSDRVKRHEARMAAERIAAEALDLDALADKITYRPGPTVGGDQGQAA
- a CDS encoding thioredoxin domain-containing protein, yielding MNRLAGASSPYLLQHAENPVDWWPWGPGAFEEAKRRDVPILLSVGYSACHWCHVMADESFADHVTAEFLNQHFVSVKVDREERPDVDAVYMEAVQAATGHGGWPMTVFLTPGAEPFYFGTYFPPEPRHGMPSFRQVLEGVRVAWAERRDEVGEVAGGIVRDLAGRGIAYDRPLPPGAEELGAALLGLTRDFDASRGGFGGAPKFPPAMALEFLLRHHARTGSEGALQMVRQTCEAMARGGIYDQLGSGFARYSVDAEWVVPHFERMLYDNALLCRVYAHLWRATGSALARRVALETADFLVRELRTEHGGFASALDADSDDGTGRHKEGAYYVWTPGQLAEVLGEDDGAYAARLFGVTAEGTFEEGASVLRLPPSVADPEGDAGTEPEGDADAGPFDDARAASVRERLFAARAGRPRPGRDEKVVAAWNGLAVAALAETGAFFGRPDLVEAATGAADLLLAVHTDERGRLFRTSRDGVAGPSAGVLEDYGDVAEGMLTLYAVTGESAWLQLSGTLLEAVLRHFTGEDGTLYDTADDAERLIRRPQDPTDNATPSGWTAAANALLSYAAYTGSSRHREAAERALGIVKALAARAPRFIGWGLAAAEAALDGPREVAVVGADGDPARDALHRTALLATAPGAAVAVGEPEQGPEGEREREQEPVPLLRGRPLLEGRPAAYVCRGFTCDAPTAEPDTLAHALGAD